ATCGGCGACGTGCTCGCCGGTTCGGATCAGATCGATGCGATCGCGATGACCGGCTCGTCGGGTGCGGGCGAACACGTCGCGCGCCAGAGTGGGATCGTGAACCTCCACATGGAGCTCGGCGGGAACGCGCCTGCCGTCGTCTTTCCCGACGCCGACCTCGACGAAGCCGCCGCGGCGTGTGCGAAAGGCGGGCTCAAGTACGCCGGTCAGCGGTGCTCGGCGATCAGCCGTGTTCTGGTCCACGAGTCGATCCACGACGATCTCGTCGAGCGAATCGAGAACGAGATGGACGCCTACCCCACGGGCGACCTCTTCGACGAGCAAACGGCTCTCGGACCGCTCATCAGCGACGACCAGGCCGACTGGGTCGAAGAACTCGTCACCGACGCCACCGATCGGGGTGCCGAGATCGTTCGCGGCGGCGGGCGCGACGGCCAGTTCGTCGAGCCCACGCTGCTCGGCCGTGTTCCGGAGAGCGCACGCCTCGTTACCGACGAGCAGTTCGGCCCCGTGATCCCGGTAACGACGTTCGCCGACGAGGACCACGCTATCGAGATCGCCAACGGTACCGACCTCGCACTCGACGGCTGCGTCTTTACTACTGAGTACGACCGCGCGCTTCGGGTCGCCGAGCGGATCGACGCCGGCGCGGTTCGGATCAACGGTGCACCGAGTCACGGCCTCGGCGACATCCCGTTCGGCGGGAACGAGAAATCGGGCATCGGCCGGGAAGGAATCGGCACGAGTATCGAAGCGTTCATTCGATACAAGAGTATCGTGCTCTAATAACACGATGACGCTACACAATCGCACGGTGGGGACGGACGTTCGGGAACTCGGCGCGCTGGTCGGTGAGGTGCTCGAAACACAGACCTCGACCGACGCGTTCGAGACGGTCGAACGCCTCCGTACTACCGCCATCGACTACCGCAACGGCGAAATCGACTCACGCAACGGCCTCGATCGGACGCTGCGCGGCCTCGACCCTGAGACCGCCGTCACGGTTGCGCGCGCGTTCACGACGTACTTCGAGATGGTGAACCTTGCCGAGGAGCGCGAACGTGTCCGTGCGATCCGGACCGCCTCACAGGAGGGATCGCTCGCGGATAGTTTGAGTGCCGCCGTCGAGAGCCTCGACGACCGCGATCCCGCGGTCGTCGAGCAGATCCTCGAGGACGTGCTGATCGAGCCGACCTTCACTGCTCATCCCACGGAAGCCCACCGTAAAACCGTCAAGGCGAAACTCCGCACCATCGCCGACCACCTCGTCGCACTCGACGAGCGCCGGCTGACCGACACCGAGCACGAGCAGCTCAAGGACGCACTCGAAGCCCAGGTCACGAGTCTCTGGGGCACCCGCCAGATCCGCGAGCGCCAGCCCGAGCCGCTCGACGAGGCTCGGAATGTCCACTGGTATCTCGAAAACACCCTCTTCGATACGACCGGCGAGGTCTACCGCGAGATCGAGGACACGCTCGGGGCCGAGTTCGACGATATTGGAGTACCCAAACTCTTCGAGTTCCGGTCGTGGGCCGGTAGCGACAGGGACGGCAACCCCTACGTCACGCCCGACGTGACGAGCGAGACCCTCGCGCGACAGCGCCGCAGTGTGTTGGAGAAATACCAGGAAGCGCTCGCCGATCTTTCGAACGTACTCGCCCACGACGCCGACCGGCTCGACACGGGCGCAACGTTCGACGATCGCCTCGCCGCGAACCGCAAGCGCTTCCCCACGCTCGCCGATCAGGCCCGCGAACGCTACCTCGACGAACCCTACCGTCAACACCTTCGGCTGATGGGCGAGCGCCTCGAACGCATCGGCGACGTCCGCCCGAACGGGTACGACGAGGTGGCGGAGTTCACCGCCGATCTCGATGCGCTGGCGACGAGCCTCCGGGCGAACGGCGGGGAGCGGATCGCCGCCGTCCACGTCGACCCGCTCGAACGCCAGGCCCAGACGTTTGGATTCTGTCTCGCGGGTCTCGATCTCCGGGACCACCAGGAAAAACACACCGAGGCGATCGCCGCGGCGCTCGATCGCGAGGACATCGCCTACGAGAGCCTCGACGAAGACGAGCGCGTCGAACTTCTGACCGAGGCCATCCTGCAGGACGCCCCGCTGATCGACGTCACCGATCGTGAGGGACTGTTCGACCCCGCGGCGCGCGTACTCGAACGATTCGACCGGCTGAACGACTGGCAACGGGAGTACGGCGCGGACGCCATCGACACCTACTGTATCTCGATGGCCGAAAAGCCGAGTCACGTGCTCGAAGTCCTGTTCCTCGCCGATCAGGCGGGCGCGGTCTCCCTTCCCGAATACTGTGGCATCGATGTCGTTCCGCTTCTGGAGACCGAGGCTGCCCTCGATGGTGCGCGCGAGATCATGGGCACCCTCTTCGAGAACGAGGCGTACAGCCAGGCGCTCGCCGCCCGCGGCGACGTTCAAGAAGTGATGCTGGGGTATTCGGACTCGAACAAGGAGAACGGGTTTTTCGCGGCGAACTGGGACCTCTACCGCAACCAGCGCCGGCTGGCCGACATCGTCGACGATCACGACGTCGACCTCCGACTGTTCCACGGTCGCGGCGGCTCGATCTCCAGAGGCGGTGGCCCGATGAACGAGGCGCTGCTGGCGCTGCCGAACGAGACCGTGAACGGTCAGGTCAAGTTCACCGAACAGGGCGAGGCGATCGCCGAGAAATACGCCAACCCACGGATCGCCGAGCGCAACTTAGAACAGATGCTGAACGCCCAGATCCGCGCACGGGCACGGTCGCTCGACCAGCCCGAAGACGACGTGCGCGAGGAGTGGCTCGACGCGGCCGCGACCATCGCCGACGCGGCGCGGACGGCGTATCAGGACCTGCTCGAGACCGAGGGATTCGTGTCGTATTTCGAGCAGGCCACGCCGATCACGGTGATCGAGGAACTCAACATGGGCTCGCGGCCCGCCTCGCGGTCGGGTGAGCGGACGGTCGAGGACCTCCGGACGATCCCGTGGGTGTTCTCGTGGACTCAATCAAGATGTATTCTCCCCGGATGGTACGGCCTCGGGGCGGGGATCGAGGCCTACCTGGAGGCGGGCGGCTCGACGGGGACCCTCCAGTCGATGTACGACGAGTGGGCGTTTTTCCGAACGACGATCGACAACGCGGCGCTCGCGCTCGCGCGCACCGACATGGAGATCGCGAGCGAGTACGCCACGGTCGCGGACGACGACCTCGAAGCACGGTTCTTCCCGGTGTTCGAGGCGGAGTACGAACGGGCCGCCGACTTCGCGACGACCATCGGCGACCGTGACGACCTCGTGAACCGGGGCTGGCTCCGCGAGAGCCTCCGCCGCCGGAACCCGTACGTCGACCCGCTGAACGTACTCCAGACCCACCTGCTGGACCGCGAGCACCGGACGGAGACCGAAAAGCGGGCGCTGCGCCTGACGGTGAAGGGGATCGCCGCCGGCATGAAGAACACCGGATAGAGCAGCCTCAAAACACAAATATCGCAGTTCCAAACCAACCTGATCGGTCAGGCTGGCGTGCGCGGCTCACGCCGCAGCAGTATAGCTGACGGAATGTCGTGATCCCTGACTGGTTTGAGGTTAGGGCCTAGCGCGCAGTTGCTCTTCCGGTATGTATCCCCTACAGAGGAACCGGACGAGCTGTCGTTAGAGGACACTCATCTAATCACGAATTGAAACGGAGACAAAGAAAACATCAATGAAACCGCTCTCGCCACAGATAGTACTGATGTGGAAAAGGTTCGATCGGTAAATCTTCGTAAATAGACACGCAATCTGCGTTTATTAAGAACTACTGATCGGTAGACAGCGAAGGGATTGGACGGTTGTATCCGTCCTTCAGCGTCCATTAACTCTCAATTTGGCACGACGATTTTTCACTCTCTTAGTTGGAGAACATCGTAGCATGCACCCAGCGGGTGATATCCTGTCTTGACTTTTGGCGTCGAATCAATGTCGTCGTGGACTCTGTTGTCAGGCGTAAGCTTGGAATACCAGTTCTCATACTTTTTGTTTACCATGTTCTCCCAGGCATACTCCCAAATACGATTATACCACGCCCAGTATGTCGGATCCTCGGTTGTGTCAGCTAAACGAGCGGCGGCAGCAAATCCCTCGGCGTGCGTCCAGTAGTACTTGTCCTCAGCGACAGGCCCTCCCTCTCGGGTGAAATTGTAGATGAAACCTCCGTGTTCGTCGTCCCAGCCATGTTCGACAGCTGTGTCGAAGAAATGTTGTGCGCGGTCGACCAACCACCCTGCATCAATGTATTCGTCGAGATGGAGCAAGAGCTTCGTCCACTCCATGAGATGCCCCGGCTGATATCCCCATGGGCGGAATAGGTGCGTTGGCTGGTCCTGGTTGTAGTCCCAGTCGTGTTCCCAGTCGGTGGTGTAGTGCTCCCAGAGCAACCCGTCACCTTGATCAGCTAACTCCAGAGCTAGCCGTTCTGCAATCGTGTATGCTCTATCGAGGTACATTTCGTTGCCTGTCGCTTCGTAGGTACTAATCAGTGCCTCGCACATGTGCATATTAGCGTTTTGACCACGGTACTCCTCAACCTCATTCCAGTCGGAACCGAGTTTTCCCTTGCATAGTCCGTATTCGTCTTCCCAGAAATAATCCTCAATGAGTGAGTACGTTTCCTCAATGTGGTCCTCGGCCCGAGGAATATCAGCTTTCGCGGCCGTCGAGAGCGCGAAGAGAACAAATGCGTGTCCGTAACACGTTCGCTGGGGATCAGCGACGT
Above is a genomic segment from Halococcus salifodinae DSM 8989 containing:
- a CDS encoding aldehyde dehydrogenase family protein produces the protein MATVSTARDERPYIDGEWESGDGVIEVDDLAEDGVFGRVTAASPLQAGAALDAAENAQAAMADSTIPERVAWLEAIAAGLRDRKDELVDVIVREAGKPVSSARGEVESAAERFERAVEEARGLSGEFRPGTTAGHEGWEAITKPEPRGTVLCITPYNYPLSTTALQVAPALAAGNSVVLKPASKTPVSAAILTDVIASTDVQTGGFNFVPGHASTIGDVLAGSDQIDAIAMTGSSGAGEHVARQSGIVNLHMELGGNAPAVVFPDADLDEAAAACAKGGLKYAGQRCSAISRVLVHESIHDDLVERIENEMDAYPTGDLFDEQTALGPLISDDQADWVEELVTDATDRGAEIVRGGGRDGQFVEPTLLGRVPESARLVTDEQFGPVIPVTTFADEDHAIEIANGTDLALDGCVFTTEYDRALRVAERIDAGAVRINGAPSHGLGDIPFGGNEKSGIGREGIGTSIEAFIRYKSIVL
- the ppc gene encoding phosphoenolpyruvate carboxylase, with amino-acid sequence MTLHNRTVGTDVRELGALVGEVLETQTSTDAFETVERLRTTAIDYRNGEIDSRNGLDRTLRGLDPETAVTVARAFTTYFEMVNLAEERERVRAIRTASQEGSLADSLSAAVESLDDRDPAVVEQILEDVLIEPTFTAHPTEAHRKTVKAKLRTIADHLVALDERRLTDTEHEQLKDALEAQVTSLWGTRQIRERQPEPLDEARNVHWYLENTLFDTTGEVYREIEDTLGAEFDDIGVPKLFEFRSWAGSDRDGNPYVTPDVTSETLARQRRSVLEKYQEALADLSNVLAHDADRLDTGATFDDRLAANRKRFPTLADQARERYLDEPYRQHLRLMGERLERIGDVRPNGYDEVAEFTADLDALATSLRANGGERIAAVHVDPLERQAQTFGFCLAGLDLRDHQEKHTEAIAAALDREDIAYESLDEDERVELLTEAILQDAPLIDVTDREGLFDPAARVLERFDRLNDWQREYGADAIDTYCISMAEKPSHVLEVLFLADQAGAVSLPEYCGIDVVPLLETEAALDGAREIMGTLFENEAYSQALAARGDVQEVMLGYSDSNKENGFFAANWDLYRNQRRLADIVDDHDVDLRLFHGRGGSISRGGGPMNEALLALPNETVNGQVKFTEQGEAIAEKYANPRIAERNLEQMLNAQIRARARSLDQPEDDVREEWLDAAATIADAARTAYQDLLETEGFVSYFEQATPITVIEELNMGSRPASRSGERTVEDLRTIPWVFSWTQSRCILPGWYGLGAGIEAYLEAGGSTGTLQSMYDEWAFFRTTIDNAALALARTDMEIASEYATVADDDLEARFFPVFEAEYERAADFATTIGDRDDLVNRGWLRESLRRRNPYVDPLNVLQTHLLDREHRTETEKRALRLTVKGIAAGMKNTG
- a CDS encoding AGE family epimerase/isomerase → MPRDTSLFRDEKWLHQHVRSLLNFYYPTCIDHRYGGYISQLSDVDGHVYDGRSKMVVSTARFVFNFSVGKLSGGPDWCHSAAHHGVDFLLDAHRQDDGGYPWLLSGRNVADPQRTCYGHAFVLFALSTAAKADIPRAEDHIEETYSLIEDYFWEDEYGLCKGKLGSDWNEVEEYRGQNANMHMCEALISTYEATGNEMYLDRAYTIAERLALELADQGDGLLWEHYTTDWEHDWDYNQDQPTHLFRPWGYQPGHLMEWTKLLLHLDEYIDAGWLVDRAQHFFDTAVEHGWDDEHGGFIYNFTREGGPVAEDKYYWTHAEGFAAAARLADTTEDPTYWAWYNRIWEYAWENMVNKKYENWYSKLTPDNRVHDDIDSTPKVKTGYHPLGACYDVLQLRE